Proteins encoded by one window of Candidatus Bathyanammoxibius amoris:
- a CDS encoding hydrazine oxidoreductase HzoA, with translation MCFVGSFSGSDNDAYAVEIITHWVPHEVYGMPGEPDNSGKIFFSGLAAKYMGAPKGGPPWPGKYSKFYRTLPAYRYYIPDGMYNRDDLRPENPIKGVFRNEQCVGCHEVLTPGIVRDWKLSRHATVEPAPVGCPTCHNSDHQKLHMPSSKTCGTEDCHGTQYTQQMEGGIGSHGSCASFAQVECAWSIERPPGDTAGCVFCHTSAEERCSTCHARHRFDPRTARKSEQCKTCHWGKDHRDWEAYDISIHGVVYQTGKWDPTLFDWDQKLSEATYTGPTCAYCHMRGGHHNVQKLSTVYTSMGMSMCDRGAPLWKEKRDTWVSVCDDCHSPRFAREILQAMDEAVKDASLKYRETFKVAEDLYRDGVLDPMPKDLAPDWAGQHIWSLKIGAYHGNEFGGDTGQSGEFRMSNCSNVERLCFESVGYWQTYIFKGMAHGSWNDATYCDGSFGMDRWLVDVKTQASRARRLAALEKKVGITWVPEDFWRHGEWLDQLTGWKIVREYPGKTIFDLCPDPGWLDTHHAPAAEVEYIERTLKALGMKAGRHSVHHEGGHEHEKKHEK, from the coding sequence ATGTGTTTCGTAGGTTCCTTCAGTGGGTCTGATAACGACGCGTACGCAGTAGAGATTATTACCCACTGGGTGCCCCATGAGGTCTACGGTATGCCGGGAGAGCCGGATAACTCCGGTAAGATATTCTTCTCGGGTCTTGCCGCGAAGTACATGGGCGCGCCAAAAGGCGGGCCGCCTTGGCCCGGTAAGTACAGTAAATTCTACAGGACATTACCTGCCTATCGCTACTACATCCCCGATGGTATGTACAACAGGGACGACCTCCGCCCAGAGAACCCTATAAAGGGCGTGTTCCGCAACGAGCAGTGTGTGGGATGTCACGAGGTTTTGACCCCCGGTATCGTAAGGGATTGGAAGTTGAGCAGGCACGCTACAGTAGAGCCTGCGCCGGTAGGATGTCCTACCTGTCACAACTCTGACCACCAGAAACTGCATATGCCCAGCTCAAAGACCTGTGGTACAGAGGACTGTCATGGCACGCAGTACACCCAGCAGATGGAAGGTGGTATTGGTTCTCACGGTTCCTGCGCGAGCTTCGCTCAGGTAGAGTGTGCATGGTCCATCGAGAGACCTCCGGGAGACACCGCCGGTTGCGTGTTTTGCCACACTAGTGCAGAGGAGAGGTGCTCAACCTGTCACGCGAGGCATAGGTTCGACCCCAGGACGGCAAGGAAGTCTGAGCAGTGCAAGACCTGCCATTGGGGTAAAGACCACCGCGACTGGGAAGCTTATGATATTTCCATTCATGGTGTAGTTTATCAGACCGGCAAATGGGACCCGACGCTCTTTGACTGGGACCAGAAGCTGTCTGAGGCGACCTACACCGGCCCCACATGTGCCTACTGTCACATGCGTGGCGGCCACCACAACGTACAGAAGTTGTCCACGGTCTACACAAGTATGGGTATGTCCATGTGTGACCGCGGTGCTCCCCTCTGGAAGGAAAAGAGGGATACATGGGTATCTGTCTGTGACGACTGTCATTCACCAAGGTTTGCAAGAGAAATCCTTCAGGCGATGGATGAGGCCGTGAAGGACGCCTCTCTTAAGTATCGTGAGACCTTCAAGGTTGCAGAAGATCTCTACAGGGACGGCGTACTCGACCCCATGCCTAAGGACCTTGCGCCAGACTGGGCCGGTCAGCACATCTGGAGTCTTAAGATCGGTGCTTATCACGGCAACGAGTTCGGTGGTGACACGGGTCAGTCCGGTGAGTTCAGGATGTCCAACTGCTCTAACGTCGAGCGTCTGTGCTTCGAGAGCGTTGGCTACTGGCAGACCTACATCTTCAAGGGTATGGCCCACGGCAGCTGGAACGACGCCACATACTGCGACGGTTCGTTTGGTATGGACCGCTGGCTGGTGGACGTTAAGACCCAGGCATCCAGGGCCAGAAGACTTGCGGCCCTTGAGAAGAAGGTCGGCATCACCTGGGTCCCAGAAGACTTCTGGAGACACGGTGAGTGGTTAGACCAGCTCACAGGCTGGAAGATTGTCAGGGAATATCCCGGCAAGACTATCTTTGACCTCTGTCCCGATCCGGGCTGGCTGGATACGCACCACGCGCCGGCAGCAGAGGTGGAGTACATCGAGAGAACGCTCAAGGCACTGGGTATGAAGGCTGGAAGGCACTCAGTCCATCATGAGGGCGGACACGAACACGAGAAGAAACACGAGAAGTAG
- a CDS encoding SUMF1/EgtB/PvdO family nonheme iron enzyme: MRLFLCLLFIVTICMSTSLAWSDTETSNIKRCPQCGQIYQKDIQFCGKDGTELEVVEGELVCPRCKQKGAPDETFCRNDGERLEPVTAEKQQEAPRELGTEELKELLKGRIERADRLREEAYYEDALAEYLKVLELAPSDPSLHYKLGGIYWQLGDKKTALKHLDKSLKLIPYENTAARERIERYVDTLEAAEIGLKPREKEERRREKEGRRAELMAKGLEENRAKWSEMAIIPAGSFVMGSKSREEMSQNARLEETPQREVYLDAFYIDKYELTNAEYWEFLQYIRDTGDHSKCYQDEPKNKNHTPEKWYEDRYFDHPDFPVVRVDWYDAYAYAAWAGKRLPSEAEWEKAARGTDGRRFPWGDVFSASRVNWGATGPLTVGSYTEGDSVFGCHDVAGGVIEWCNDWFDRYYYKRGPASNPKGPEKSTGVRSMRGGSMFANSAYLLRCPKRSFGRPDERNKAVGFRTAADTE; encoded by the coding sequence ATGAGGCTTTTTTTGTGCTTGCTATTTATCGTAACTATTTGCATGTCAACGTCTTTAGCCTGGTCTGACACGGAGACGTCGAACATAAAAAGATGTCCGCAATGTGGCCAGATATACCAGAAAGACATACAGTTTTGTGGAAAAGACGGTACGGAACTGGAGGTTGTGGAAGGTGAGCTTGTATGCCCCAGATGCAAACAGAAGGGGGCGCCCGACGAGACGTTCTGCCGTAATGACGGTGAACGACTTGAGCCTGTTACAGCAGAGAAACAACAAGAAGCCCCGCGGGAGCTCGGCACGGAAGAGCTTAAGGAACTGCTCAAGGGGCGCATCGAGAGGGCCGACCGGCTGAGGGAAGAGGCGTATTACGAGGACGCACTGGCCGAGTACCTAAAGGTATTGGAATTAGCGCCTTCAGACCCGTCTCTGCACTACAAGCTGGGAGGCATATACTGGCAGCTGGGGGACAAAAAGACGGCCCTGAAGCATCTGGACAAGTCTCTCAAGCTGATACCCTACGAGAATACTGCGGCAAGGGAGCGGATAGAACGCTACGTGGACACTCTGGAGGCGGCTGAGATCGGCCTGAAGCCCAGAGAAAAGGAGGAAAGACGAAGAGAGAAGGAAGGCCGGAGGGCCGAGTTAATGGCCAAGGGCCTGGAAGAAAACAGGGCCAAATGGAGCGAGATGGCCATTATTCCGGCAGGCAGCTTTGTGATGGGAAGCAAATCCAGGGAAGAGATGAGCCAGAACGCGCGTCTGGAGGAGACACCCCAGAGAGAGGTATATCTGGACGCCTTCTACATTGACAAGTATGAGCTTACCAACGCCGAGTACTGGGAGTTCTTGCAGTACATTCGCGACACTGGCGACCATAGCAAGTGCTATCAAGACGAACCGAAGAACAAAAACCACACGCCAGAAAAGTGGTATGAAGACAGGTACTTCGACCACCCTGACTTTCCCGTAGTGAGGGTGGACTGGTATGACGCCTACGCCTACGCCGCGTGGGCAGGGAAGCGCCTGCCCAGCGAGGCGGAATGGGAAAAGGCGGCAAGGGGCACCGACGGCAGGCGGTTTCCCTGGGGAGACGTCTTCAGCGCCTCAAGGGTCAACTGGGGGGCAACGGGCCCTCTAACTGTCGGCAGCTACACCGAAGGCGACAGCGTCTTCGGTTGTCACGATGTGGCAGGCGGCGTAATCGAGTGGTGCAACGATTGGTTCGACCGTTACTACTACAAGAGGGGTCCGGCATCCAACCCTAAAGGGCCGGAAAAATCTACCGGTGTGAGGTCTATGCGGGGAGGCTCCATGTTCGCGAATTCAGCGTATTTACTCAGATGTCCCAAAAGGTCCTTTGGCAGACCGGACGAGAGGAACAAGGCGGTCGGGTTCCGCACGGCTGCGGACACAGAGTAG
- a CDS encoding tetratricopeptide repeat protein, producing the protein MMRILLTLALSMFLVTGQMSVGVVVAEEGQALHKDLARDFYKKGEYDRAISEYKEWLEKNPFDPEAFLELGLIYADKGQYKEAVEEYKLALKFYPSYVKAHLKCADAYFELGDMKKAEYEYRQVVRANPAMVEAYYKLAVILNMQGKYEQAIVQCKRAIKKDPQYAEVYMAMGLANYRNGDLDEAIDNCEKSLKIKPGLIEPRRTLGFIYADKGMVNESTKELRSVLDAFPDDAEARLWFGKSLAKMGKNDEAAEQYKKTLSIKPQYAGAHYYLGLIYQEKGLVDQAIAEYKKALEISPKHPEAHTSLGLAYSQKRDTGGVIAEFKEAVKIKPSQPDDFIAAMREAVNSDPNNVEAKVYLGIALAEKGRSDEAIGLYKEAIALNRYYADAYYHLGRAYVQKGLLEEATESFKEVVSINPKYTDAYKQLADTFKEIGAPKDKYEIWTNAIERDPNDPKAHLELGMFFHRRNNIDPAREEYNKVLELDPYNASAYYNLGVLYQDLHLPEKAAPYYERCIELKPDYDKAHFNRALAFQEQERYEEAITAYERALRINPDYPQGRINLGLLYYAQAMFDKSLEQFNKALESDPKLAEGHYLVGVIYAKKGMMVEALEKTREAVELDPDHDHARFNLATLLYMKGDLEEAMKEYQKTIRLNRLYADAYYNVAKIYEEWDMRAEAESFRVQYEKVKASMKDATGVGRKVIEERELLPDPNEYVR; encoded by the coding sequence ATGATGAGAATACTGCTTACGCTTGCTTTGAGTATGTTCCTGGTGACGGGTCAAATGTCAGTGGGCGTCGTTGTTGCGGAAGAGGGCCAGGCGCTGCACAAAGACCTTGCAAGAGATTTTTATAAGAAGGGCGAGTATGACAGGGCCATAAGCGAGTACAAGGAGTGGCTGGAAAAGAATCCGTTTGACCCGGAGGCCTTTTTGGAGCTCGGACTCATCTATGCGGACAAGGGGCAGTACAAGGAGGCCGTTGAAGAGTATAAGCTGGCGCTGAAATTCTATCCAAGCTACGTCAAGGCCCATTTAAAGTGCGCAGACGCGTATTTTGAGCTGGGAGACATGAAGAAGGCGGAATATGAATACCGCCAGGTGGTCAGGGCGAACCCCGCCATGGTGGAGGCCTATTACAAGCTGGCGGTAATACTTAATATGCAGGGGAAATACGAGCAGGCGATAGTGCAATGCAAAAGGGCCATTAAGAAGGACCCGCAGTACGCCGAGGTGTATATGGCTATGGGTCTTGCCAATTACAGGAACGGCGACCTTGACGAGGCTATAGACAACTGCGAGAAATCGCTAAAAATAAAACCCGGTTTGATAGAGCCCCGCAGGACACTTGGCTTCATATATGCGGACAAGGGTATGGTGAATGAGAGTACCAAAGAACTCAGGTCTGTGCTGGACGCATTTCCTGATGATGCGGAGGCACGGCTGTGGTTTGGGAAGTCACTGGCCAAAATGGGCAAAAATGATGAGGCTGCCGAGCAGTACAAGAAGACACTCTCGATAAAACCGCAGTACGCGGGCGCCCACTATTATCTTGGTCTTATTTATCAGGAAAAAGGTCTTGTTGACCAGGCCATTGCAGAATATAAGAAGGCGCTGGAAATTTCCCCGAAACACCCGGAGGCGCATACCTCACTGGGACTGGCGTACAGCCAGAAGAGGGATACGGGTGGGGTTATCGCTGAGTTTAAGGAGGCCGTAAAGATAAAGCCCTCACAACCCGACGACTTCATCGCGGCCATGAGAGAGGCCGTTAATTCCGACCCGAACAACGTAGAGGCAAAGGTCTATCTTGGGATAGCTCTGGCGGAAAAGGGCAGATCAGATGAGGCCATCGGCCTTTACAAAGAGGCCATTGCCTTGAATCGTTATTATGCCGATGCCTATTACCATCTGGGCAGGGCCTACGTACAAAAGGGTCTTCTGGAGGAGGCCACCGAGTCGTTCAAGGAGGTTGTCTCCATAAACCCGAAATACACAGATGCCTACAAGCAACTTGCCGATACATTCAAAGAAATTGGTGCGCCCAAGGACAAATATGAGATATGGACCAACGCCATAGAACGGGACCCTAACGACCCGAAGGCCCACCTGGAGCTTGGAATGTTTTTCCACCGTAGGAACAATATTGACCCGGCAAGGGAAGAGTATAATAAGGTGCTCGAATTGGACCCGTACAATGCGAGCGCGTACTATAACCTGGGTGTGTTGTACCAGGATCTGCATCTTCCGGAAAAGGCGGCCCCCTACTATGAACGGTGTATAGAGCTCAAACCGGATTATGACAAGGCCCACTTTAACCGCGCCCTTGCATTTCAGGAACAGGAAAGATATGAGGAGGCGATAACGGCATACGAAAGGGCCTTGAGAATAAATCCCGACTATCCTCAGGGCCGGATCAATCTTGGGCTTCTATACTATGCGCAGGCGATGTTTGACAAGTCGCTGGAGCAGTTTAACAAGGCCCTGGAGTCCGATCCGAAGCTTGCAGAGGGGCATTATCTGGTAGGCGTGATATATGCCAAGAAGGGGATGATGGTCGAGGCTCTTGAGAAGACAAGAGAGGCAGTGGAACTCGACCCGGACCACGACCATGCCCGTTTTAACCTGGCCACCCTCCTCTACATGAAAGGCGACCTGGAAGAAGCCATGAAGGAGTATCAAAAGACCATACGGTTGAACCGGCTGTATGCCGACGCCTATTATAACGTGGCCAAGATATACGAAGAGTGGGATATGAGGGCGGAGGCCGAAAGCTTCCGTGTACAGTACGAAAAGGTAAAGGCTTCAATGAAGGACGCTACGGGGGTTGGGCGTAAGGTCATTGAGGAAAGGGAACTGCTCCCCGACCCAAATGAATACGTGAGATAA